Proteins co-encoded in one Dendropsophus ebraccatus isolate aDenEbr1 chromosome 9, aDenEbr1.pat, whole genome shotgun sequence genomic window:
- the LOC138802128 gene encoding gamma-crystallin-3-like isoform X1, translating to MGKIIFYEDRNFQGRSYECNSECPDLSSYFRRCNSIRVDSGNWILYEHPNYRGHQYFLHRGEYPDFQQWMGYNDSIRSCRLSPQHQGSFRVRIYEREDFRGQMMEFTEDCPHVFDRFRYNEINSVHVQDGYWMFYEEPNYRGRQYYLRPGEYRRYSDWGASNPRIGSFRRVHHFY from the exons ATGGGAAAG ATTATCTTCTATGAAGACAGAAATTTCCAGGGTCGCTCTTATGAGTGCAACTCTGAGTGTCCAGACTTGTCCTCATACTTTAGACGCTGCAACTCTATCCGCGTAGATAGTGGAAACTGGATCCTGTATGAACATCCCAACTACAGAGGACACCAGTATTTTCTCCATAGAGGAGAGTATCCTGACTTCCAGCAGTGGATGGGCTACAATGACTCAATTCGCTCTTGCCGCTTGAGCCCACAG CACCAGGGATCATTTAGAGTCAGGATCTATGAGAGAGAAGACTTCAGAGGCCAAATGATGGAGTTCACTGAAGACTGCCCTCATGTGTTTGACAGATTCCGTTACAATGAAATCAACTCTGTCCATGTGCAAGATGGATACTGGATGTTCTATGAGGAGCCCAACTACAGGGGACGTCAGTATTACCTGAGACCTGGAGAGTACAGGAGATACAGCGACTGGGGAGCTTCTAACCCCAGAATTGGTTCTTTTAGACGGGTTCACCACTTTTATTGA
- the LOC138802128 gene encoding gamma-crystallin-3-like isoform X2 → MGKIIFYEDRNFQGRSYECNSECPDLSSYFRRCNSIRVDSGNWILYEHPNYRGHQYFLHRGEYPDFQQWMGYNDSIRSCRLSPQGSFRVRIYEREDFRGQMMEFTEDCPHVFDRFRYNEINSVHVQDGYWMFYEEPNYRGRQYYLRPGEYRRYSDWGASNPRIGSFRRVHHFY, encoded by the exons ATGGGAAAG ATTATCTTCTATGAAGACAGAAATTTCCAGGGTCGCTCTTATGAGTGCAACTCTGAGTGTCCAGACTTGTCCTCATACTTTAGACGCTGCAACTCTATCCGCGTAGATAGTGGAAACTGGATCCTGTATGAACATCCCAACTACAGAGGACACCAGTATTTTCTCCATAGAGGAGAGTATCCTGACTTCCAGCAGTGGATGGGCTACAATGACTCAATTCGCTCTTGCCGCTTGAGCCCACAG GGATCATTTAGAGTCAGGATCTATGAGAGAGAAGACTTCAGAGGCCAAATGATGGAGTTCACTGAAGACTGCCCTCATGTGTTTGACAGATTCCGTTACAATGAAATCAACTCTGTCCATGTGCAAGATGGATACTGGATGTTCTATGAGGAGCCCAACTACAGGGGACGTCAGTATTACCTGAGACCTGGAGAGTACAGGAGATACAGCGACTGGGGAGCTTCTAACCCCAGAATTGGTTCTTTTAGACGGGTTCACCACTTTTATTGA